One segment of Solanum stenotomum isolate F172 chromosome 1, ASM1918654v1, whole genome shotgun sequence DNA contains the following:
- the LOC125877316 gene encoding uncharacterized protein LOC125877316, translating into MDCNKEEAIKARGIAEVMMGNRDFVGAKKFASKAQKLFPDLENITQMVLVCEVHCSAENKSFGNEKDWYGILKVEPTADDALIRKQYRKFALLLHPDKNKFPGAADAFSLIGEALSVLSDRPKRMLYNSRHIPSGRFQVPMQQKSCQPDTRTHPWVQGTQSGAPGSQPTFWTACPFCSVKYKYYKTVLNKILWCHSCKKSYTGHELKDSDATPGSSRSLPTSSQKKGADETLARNPFIQPEFPSEVRQESNRNGNSENAYRKMNKEGLSGEYKKKNTERKKTSTEYSEKCDLSTSIDSEEDTNFEVGTHLPGQKSQCLSEENRRRSTRCRQRVTYGDNLIDEDEEEGPSKRSKGVGYPSPTKESEVHHLSHAATPKGKEKKLKDSLSSEESLQNTEQEAETANERVDVPLKGSVDLPSDVGPSTVTEPKTFECADPDFSDFDKDKEESCFKVGQVWAVYDTLDAMPRFYAVIRKILSPAFKLCITWLEPDPLNEDETKWLSEGLPASCGRFRLGNLEDIEDIPMFSHLVCAINRNNYGAIKIFPLQGETWAIFKDWDMNWCSRLESKKKFNYEFVEVLSDYADAIGVHVAYLVKAKGFTCLFHRAGDPLLVPAKEMLRFSHRVPSFKMTGMERNDVPEGSFELDPASLPTDQVGISASSIDQRKRANFMAYNHMDSVNSAENCVGSASNQVPEPEFYSFDAERSPEKFQIGQCWAMYSDEDALPRYYGQIKKIDLLPDFVLHVAWLYACPPPKGTIQWHDKTMPIGCGLFKFRNTKLNPYTGTDTFSHEVATEPLKKGVYKIFPRKGEVWAVYKNWSAQIKGKKLEDCEYEIVEIVDVSDSYVEVKFLVWVNGFKSVYKPRVEEEEAHRTEKISVSEHLKFSHRIPAFRLTEERGGSLRGFWELDPAAMPLYLLCTD; encoded by the coding sequence ATGGACTGCAACAAAGAAGAGGCCATTAAGGCTAGAGGGATTGCTGAAGTGATGATGGGAAATAGAGATTTCGTTGGAGCTAAAAAGTTTGCATCTAAAGCCCAGAAGCTCTTTCCTGATCTGGAGAACATTACACAGATGGTTTTGGTTTGTGAAGTGCATTGCTCTGCAGAGAATAAGTCTTTTGGAAATGAAAAAGATTGGTATGGTATTCTTAAAGTAGAGCCAACAGCTGATGATGCTCTTATCAGGAAGCAATATCGCAAGTTTGCTCTCTTGCTACATCCTGATAAGAACAAGTTCCCTGGTGCTGCGGATGCCTTTTCACTGATTGGTGAAGCTCTATCGGTGCTTTCGGATCGACCTAAACGTATGTTGTACAACAGTAGACACATTCCTTCAGGAAGATTTCAAGTACCAATGCAGCAAAAAAGCTGCCAGCCAGATACCAGGACACATCCTTGGGTACAAGGTACTCAATCAGGAGCTCCAGGAAGCCAACCAACCTTTTGGACTGCCTGCCCATTCTGTTCTGTTAAGTACAAGTATTATAAGACCGTgctaaataaaattttgtggtGCCACAGTTGTAAAAAGTCGTACACAGGTCATGAACTGAAAGATTCAGATGCAACACCCGGATCCAGTAGGAGTCTGCCTACTTCCAGTCAGAAGAAGGGTGCTGATGAGACCCTTGCCAGGAATCCATTTATACAGCCAGAATTTCCCTCAGAAGTTAGGCAGGAGTCTAATAGAAATGGAAACTCGGAAAATGCATATAGAAAAATGAATAAGGAGGGATTATCAGGggaatataaaaagaaaaacacagaGAGAAAGAAGACATCAACAGAATATAGTGAAAAATGTGATTTATCAACAAGCATAGACTCTGAAGAAGATACAAATTTTGAAGTGGGCACTCATCTGCCTGGGCAGAAATCTCAATGTCTCAGTGAGGAAAACCGGCGAAGATCTACGCGGTGTAGACAGCGTGTCACTTACGGTGATAATCTaattgatgaagatgaagaagaaggtCCTTCTAAGCGATCTAAGGGGGTTGGATATCCCTCTCCTACTAAGGAATCCGAGGTTCACCATTTGTCTCATGCAGCAACTCCCAAGGGGAAGGAGAAGAAATTGAAGGACAGTTTGTCCTCTGAAGAGAGCTTGCAGAACACAGAGCAGGAAGCTGAGACTGCAAATGAAAGAGTGGATGTACCTTTAAAAGGAAGTGTTGATCTTCCCTCAGATGTAGGGCCTTCTACTGTGACTGAGCCAAAAACATTTGAATGTGCAGATCCAGATTTTAGTGATTTTGACAAGGACAAGGAAGAATCTTGCTTTAAGGTTGGCCAAGTATGGGCTGTTTATGATACTCTAGATGCCATGCCTAGATTCTATGCAGTCATCAGGAAGATTTTATCTCCTGCATTTAAGTTGTGCATAACTTGGTTAGAGCCGGATCCGCTGAATGAAGATGAAACCAAATGGCTATCTGAGGGCCTTCCAGCTTCTTGTGGTAGGTTCAGACTGGGAAACTTAGAAGACATTGAAGACATTCCTATGTTCTCACATTTGGTATGTGCAATAAATAGAAATAACTATGGTGCCATAAAGATATTTCCACTGCAAGGAGAAACTTGGGCCATCTTTAAAGATTGGGATATGAACTGGTGTTCTCGTCTTGAGAGCAAGAAAAAGTTCAACTATGAGTTTGTTGAGGTCTTGTCAGACTATGCTGATGCTATTGGTGTGCATGTTGCATACTTGGTTAAAGCAAAAGGCTTCACTTGTCTTTTCCATCGAGCAGGAGACCCACTTCTAGTTCCTGCAAAGGAGATGCTTAGATTCTCTCATAGAGTTCCTTCTTTTAAGATGACAGGGATGGAGAGGAATGATGTTCCTGAAGGATCTTTTGAACTAGACCCTGCTTCCTTACCTACTGACCAAGTAGGCATTTCTGCTTCATCCATAGACCAGAGGAAGAGAGCTAAtttcatggcatacaatcacATGGATTCTGTAAATTCTGCAGAAAACTGTGTTGGATCAGCATCTAATCAGGTTCCTGAACCCGAATTCTACAGCTTTGATGCTGAGAGATCACCGGAGAAGTTTCAAATTGGTCAATGTTGGGCGATGTACAGTGATGAAGATGCCTTACCCAGGTACTATGGGCAGATAAAGAAGATAGATCTTCTCCCTGATTTTGTGTTGCATGTAGCATGGTTGTATGCCTGTCCACCCCCTAAAGGTACAATACAGTGGCATGATAAAACAATGCCAATTGGTTGTGGACTGTTTAAGTTTCGAAACACTAAGCTGAACCCATATACTGGAACCGACACCTTTTCACATGAAGTAGCAACAGAACCTTTGAAGAAGGGTGTATACAAGATCTTCCCCAGAAAAGGTGAAGTTTGGGCAGTATACAAAAACTGGAGTGCTCAGATAAAAGGTAAGAAACTAGAAGATTGTGAATATGAGATTGTTGAAATAGTGGATGTTTCCGATAGTTATGTAGAAGTGAAGTTCTTAGTGTGGGTAAACGGCTTCAAGTCTGTCTACAAGCCTCGAGTGGAAGAAGAAGAGGCTCACAGAACAGAGAAAATATCTGTATCCGAGCATCTCAAGTTCTCTCATCGAATCCCTGCTTTTCGCCTGACAGAAGAGAGAGGTGGCAGCCTTCGAGGTTTCTGGGAGCTTGATCCAGCAGCAATGCCTCTTTATTTACTGTGCACAGATTGA